From Woronichinia naegeliana WA131, the proteins below share one genomic window:
- a CDS encoding transposase, which produces MLEWWTKNFASCELGDERLNNRAFSIGKKLSEGFGKALSEVFKGGNELKRAYEFLGIRKQTLSR; this is translated from the coding sequence AAAAAACTTTGCCAGTTGTGAATTGGGAGACGAGAGGCTAAACAATCGTGCCTTCTCGATTGGGAAAAAGTTAAGTGAGGGGTTTGGAAAAGCCTTATCAGAAGTGTTTAAGGGAGGAAACGAGTTAAAGAGGGCCTATGAATTTTTGGGAATCCGAAAACAGACTTTGTCAAGATAA